The Ptychodera flava strain L36383 chromosome 3 unlocalized genomic scaffold, AS_Pfla_20210202 Scaffold_26__1_contigs__length_13983176_pilon, whole genome shotgun sequence genome segment GGGTGGAAGCCTTTTACTCATCCTTCCAATCAACTCGTCTCTTCATTCCATCCACCCCTCAGATAGGGTGGATGGAATAAAGAGATGGGAGGACTGTTAGGTGGGTAGATGTGAAACTGCTTGGGAGAacgatagatagattgatttaGATGGGTGGATATGTATTTATGGCTTATGTTTATCCACACGCGTTTAATGTACCGGAGCCCCATCTTAACTTATCATGATGAAGGGTTGTTGAAGCGATCGTACTGGGGGCGCTCTTTACCATCCGACAAGTCTCGTCATACAAGCGTCAATTCTAGTCTGTTTGGCACAAACTTCACatcattttattatttatcCTATTCAGGTCTTGCTGAATCAAGGAACATGAAAACTGAAGACGGCTAAACACCATGCTAACATTTGTAATTGAATACACTGATCTCCAACCAATACTTTCATAGTCATCGTCTACAATCTCTTTTGTTGAGCAGCTTTTTAAGCTCTTTAAATGCAAATCAGATAGATACAATTTATCAACCATCAACGATCGGTAGCAAGTATAATTTATCGACCATCAACGATTGGTAGCAAGAAATAATTTATCGACCATCAACGATTGGTAGCCAACAATTCACGACActtgttaaaatttgatgtaTAAATACATCTGCTTGACCGCGTATCAAAACTACAGGTGAAGCTAAATGTTTTAGTCCAGAAGTGCAGTTTTTGACGTTTGATAGCTGTACAATGTCTAAAATAGGGACAACGTTGAGTATTTTGCTGTTATTCCAGATACAGAAGTATAAAACTTATTTTGGGAAATAAACAAGGGTGCATAATAATTGAAAAGTGTCTTGactttgttttttcattgtCAGTATTGATGTTCGTAGGAGTTATATCGAGTTTACAATTTTGCATCGTAATTCtctttaaagaaattttaaatacGTGAACCTGGTGCCGGGTTGTATGTGCATTGGCGCCAGAATTATCTCTTACATGTAAGTAAGGGGGCGCACTTTCAGTGTTCTTCAAGTGGCATCTCCCTGGCCCTAAGCCTAGATACGTAGACCTATGAAATAGCATCCAAAGCCATCTGTGCGCGGAATATGCGAAACCCTTACTTTAATCGACTGAACTGTGTTTGGCCTGATAACTACCTGAACCACAGACACTGGAGGGATTTTCTACCCTCTATTCTtagacagacaaaaacacaaacagaTACATCGCATGTCCGGCTGTCTATCCGATGAATCTAGCCATCAACCTTTCCTAACACGCATGCGCACACTCATGGACATCTCCACAATCGCGTCAATGTTGATGTACACTGTGTCAATTCTTTAATGCAATAGAAAGTACATCAGAAAGTTTTCATCGGAATATAATCGCGCAATTCAATTAAGTGACACTTTCAAACAGAAGATtacaaacatattcaaaatataatatCTTTCCTCTCTTTAAAATTCTTTTTATCCAATCAAATTTCTGACGCCGTTAGGTTCTTTCATATAGATCACGGTAAACAGCTACACACATGGATGAAAATGATAGTCCATGTTGAGGATAGTAATTAAAAGTCATATGTATTATCCTTTTAATTTTCTGTTGTGATAGTGTTTTTCATTTGCAACCAGACAATGCAAGACGTTTTGATCAGGAAACCTTCGCTGTAGCggatgatgttttttttttgcttttttagctttttttttcaaatgacataGAATATGAATCCGATAATAATATTACAGCTAATATGAAGGGAAAGGACAGGCTCGTATACACATATAACGTTACGTGATGTCATGACATGAAAGTTTGAAACCAAAGTCTTACGATCACTAGTTTCGGTCATCCTACATAAAACATTTCCATGGTGTCACATGCGAGAGTCGTCGCCGCCCTGAGAAGCCGTACAGACacaacaaaaagtacaaaaaatttcTTTTACCGCGATGAATCGATGAAGTTGTCCTCTTTGATCGTGAACGAAATATTCTTTGATCTTATCACGTGACTGGAAACGTCTAGGAAGATTTGGAGTTGTGTTTTGGTTGTGATTCGTGACTTTATAAAGAAAGGATGCTGCTTTGCTCTGCAAGACAGCAATTTTTGAGTGGTCGATGTGACAGCGCAACTACCGGATTCGTGTCCAGAAAATAGCTTATTTAAGACAGCGCATTGTCAGCTTTCTGTTCGGACACTCTCCACAACTTTACCAAACTATTCGTTCTAATTTCGGAGTGCTTTTTCCCCAACTCATCAGGTCAGGGTGGATTATAAAATTCTCATCGCACATCCGGGAACTTAGGGAGCACCTTGAAGACAGTGAGCATACCGGGCGAGTAAGGCGATAACACCCGATCGTGCGTGACCGACAATTTCGGCGGGATTTCCATGGTAACGGCGAGACCACGCGGCCACAGTAACCTCTCCCTGTTCATTTCCACCCGGACACACTTCATAGTCTCGGCGATAATCAGGAATATTCCGTAGTTGCTGCACACGTAGATGTTATTCTCTCTATCCACAGATAATCCCCTCGGAGGGACAATAAGCTGATCTTCTAATCTAATCTCCTTCAAGTGCCGTCCGTCCACATTTAATATCTGTATCCGATTATTTCCGGTATCCGATACAATGATGTCATCAGAAGAGTTCACGGCCAGCAGCCAAGGGTATATTAATTGGCCGGGCCCGTCGCCTTGGGAACCAATGTTGGAAGAGTAGCCACCATTGGACGTATACACCCTGATGCAGTGTCTGTCCCAGTCGCTGACGAGGATGTTACCATCTGACGTCACAGCGATCCCAGAAGGCCACACAAGCTCTCGTTTGCCGAAGTCAAGCTTGGTTGAACCGTCCTGGCTTGAAATGACGACAACGCGTTTGTTTCTGGTGTCGATAACGGCAATATCACCCTGGGGCGTGGTCGCCATGGGGCCGGGTATAAAACCATATTCCCCCAGAACATTAAAGTGGCGCTTGTAGTGACCGTCGTCATGGAAGATAACGATACGGCGGGTTTTCTCGTCACCGACAGCGATGCTGCCATCCTGCGTGATGACAACGCTGCTCGGGCACTGCAAATAGGTTTCCCTGCACTTTATGATTCCGACACTCAGTATCTTCTGCAACGTGAAAGTCGACGGATAGATAACAGCGCCATCATCCAGACCGATGCTCATTTGCGATTTGTAATTCCAGCGGCGGAGCTGTGGAAGTAAGCCGCATGTGTCGACGTTGCTCAGAATACCTGCTGTGACGCTGAACGGACCACACGAGTCAGGCATGTCCAAACTCTGGTGAAATGACATAAACTTTCCGTGTCGATAGGTCTTGGTGTCCCCAAGCTTCTTCCTTTTAAACAAAGCGGCTGGAAGTAATGTTTCTCCTTCTTTCTGAGGCAAAGCCGTTCTAAAATGACCTTTTTCGCCTTTGCTCACCTTAACGGCCTTTATCTTTTCATTGGATTCCCTCTTTTCTGCTTCACTGCTTTCCGAAGCCAGGTGGCGGGAAACCAGCTGCTCTTTATGCAGAAATTCTGTCGGGGGCACGACCTGTTGGACCGGCAGACTGCTCCACTGGCGCATGAGGGCGATCTTTTCGTTCCTGATCATGACCATGGTCTTTGCTGTTGGCTTGCTCGCCTTCTTGTCGCCGGCCTCGCCTTCGGACTTCAACTTACGATTTGTGTCGAGTCTCACTTTGTCTTCCATGTTCAAGGACAGCGGCTTCGACATGATTTCTCCTTGTCGCGAAAATCCACGAATACGATGGAGCCAGTGTTCTCAGCTGCTCTGCTGTAAAACCTTTACTgcgaaaaatatcaaaatagccGTTACATAAAAGATGTCGTGATCTGGCAAGTTACTCATCGTCATAGCGATCTCAGTTCCATGCGATGATTCGACGGAGATGTCACGATTCGCTAGTCCCTTCAATTAATGAGCGGCACCATTCTCCCAATCGTACCCGCGATGAGAGTCTCCTCATCTGCCGGCTATGGTCTTCGCCGTCGGATGTTCAGCAAGCTGGAAACCGGCTCAGTTTCCCTCATTATCGTCGCAGCTAGTTCGATCCCCAACTCCTCGTGTCGCTCATGCTTCCCTTAACAACCATTCCCTTCGCCTTAAACAGCGGTAAAATAGCCTGCAAGAAATGGAAGAGACTCCTGTTGAGCGACCGAACGATTACTATGAAGGGGTGGTTGGCTTGATCGCGTTTGATAGGCGATGTAAGTGTATAAAGTGTATAAATAATTTGAGCATGCGAATTATGTATGTTTATAGGCACACTTTTTGCCCGGATAATTTCACGTTTACATGATCTCTGACGGTCCCCATTGGAATGATAAATTGTTGTAATTCATTTTACACGATATGATCAGTACCCAGTTGCGATTAGCTCGTTTCCATACATGAAAGATACAGTGAAAGAGAGAGAGCTTTGAGCACGACTCACGCACTATTTATAAACTGGGTACAAGACCTCAATTCCATGTAATGGTTACCAAGGTAACACATTCGATCGGTGACCGGCGCCAGGGTAAATATTATAGAAGATGAAGGGGAAACAAACTAAAATGTTAGGGCTCTTTTAGAGAGGGCAGAACAACTTAGACTATGAAAAAATTAACCTAAGAttaaaaaataaaggaaataaataaataattgccTTTGTCTTAAACCGACAACCAAGCGTCCAGGTGCATTTTAGGTcttatatttgtatatataatgCCTGTACACATCCGGGCAATTGAAGTATACTTGTAGTCAGATCTCGTGCAGCACAAAAGTAACAGTAGCCTAAATTGAAATTCCGGTGTTTAAACACGAGATTTAGCAACAATTCCCGGTCGTCAATATTGAGGTGACTCTTTTACAAATTAATCAGTCGACGGCATCTAAAAAAGCTTCTTAAATGTGGTCGACACAGTTGACGACACGGTTCACTCTCCATCGTTTGCTCGCGAACGCGGGAAAACATGGTCGATACAGTTACTTTTTATCGTCTGCTTGCAAACGCGGCAAGGCGCTAAAATTTTAATATGAGACACTTCCTTCGTTATTTTTGGCTGAATGCATctcataaaaattaaaaatagaccagaaagtaaagtaaaaaactAAACTGGTGGTAACAGGCGACCATATTTCTCTTTTATCGCTGAGAGTACGTGAAGGCAGTTATGTAGGTGGCGTTTACCCTGAAACTAGCGTGTACTTTTTACGCTAACAGCAGGATGAATTAGAAGAGATAACATTTATCCCCGTCCTAAAATGCCCATTTATTCGGATGCGGTCGTCTCAAAATCGCCGCAAAGGAAATTATTAGTCTTTGAAACAACTTATGTGCTTGTGATCATAAAATAGGTTTCGTGGGTTTAAGGAATGATCAATGTTTTATGTCGAAAGCGTAGAATACCTTCGGCGAGACCTAGGATTTTGCGACTTGTGCGTCATTTCTGCATCGCGAGACCGAACAACAATTGTCAGTGGTGTAGTTCACTTTCGTTTTGATACCTTGGCAGAAAAGTGTAGCAGTGTCCTCTTACTGAGCTCCATGTTTTATCATCAGGCACGTGAATATATGAATACAAATGTATGCGACTTTCATAACAGCGTTGAtggcgatttcaggtttgttactaaatatggCTGCACGCGCAAGACTTCGGACAACGCTGCCTGAAATtaggacaaattttgttgttgtacgtgcggctgttgttgcagcttgtagtctgagccataaattcatccgaattagtgtgacttttaatagccattgtaacactagcaggttttttATTTACGTCGAAAATGcagaaaatgcggacaaatatttatttatgcatattaatgacagaaaaaatgacgtcatttgcgatcagcgctattaatATTACCTCTTCATGTTTTATCGATGCTTACTTGGAAAATCCATTTGCTATGATTGTTGACGTGCAGTTCATATTCCGGATTTTTTGTAGTGTTTGGAAGATGTAGGTTTCCCTTTTTGCGATAAAATTTGTGTCGAAAAGCTCCATGTTCAGTTGATCTAAACAGCATGCACGTAAAACGTCGACAATAATATTGTGCAGTGTGCAAATGGTGTTGCGTTGCGTCGGCGTACGTACGCGTGGCCTATACTTCATATATTTACACTCTTTGATGAGAATGGTAAAAAGATTAAATTGTTTCCAGAAAAAATGATAACGAAAATTACAGACTTGTCCAAGCAAGAGAGATGGAAATTCCTAACCATGAAGCATTACATGTTTCGTGTCTGACTTCACGGATTATCACATCAAGTTCAAGTTGAGGCACATATAAAGTATAGCGTGTAAGCTTAAGTCCTTACGGAATGTGAGTGCGATTGGAACGTTTTGAATCTTGGTGACGAAGAAACAATACAATATATTATATTCGAGTCAGGCATCTGTGTtggttgtttttattttgccaTGGTAGATTGCTTTGCTGCAGAATGGATTTTTTGTCACGTTTTCCAGTTGGTTTGCCAACATGGACGTAATTACTGCGAGttgattgaaattttaatgtgtgtcatttcaaagaaaagATGTAACTCAATAATTTCTGGCAGACAATGGATGAATGTCAACGATATTTATCTTGTCACGTTGACTCGGCGCTCTCCATTAACCTGACTGCTTAAAGCTCAACAAAACGCTGAAAATGTCCAACTCGTCAATATGAGGTGGAGAAAGATATTCAACCGTCGGACTTGTAAGAACTTGAACTTTGAACTGAACACCTTCATCGAGATGTTGTGAGAATCAAACCATTTATACACTCTTCTATCTTTAGCCTCGTTTTAGACCTTTCGGCAAGTGCCAGAGAGGATGATATTTGATTCCCGCGAGAACTATTATTGAACCGCTGACTGTAGGCCACAGACACGCTGCTTGCATTTTGATAACATGTTCGATCGACCTCGGCTGTCTATGAGATGACCGACAAGCGTACATGAATAGCACAGTTAAACGTTatataaaaatactgaaatacaCGAACGATGCGCGCAAAATGTCATCGTTCTGTGAACGAAGTACGTTTTAACAGCCCACTATCACGCATTCAAGCCGATTATGTATTGTTTGTATGCATGACTCGTGCCGTTTATATGCGAGTCTTCCTtgcgaatttttatttttatagatGTACCACtcattctgtctgtctgtctctgtctgtctgtactagACTGTATTTTACAGTCTGTGTAGCAACCCAATATTGATGCTGTAATTTTCTGCATGAATAACTCTTGCAGATAGCCTCAGCAATTTGGTTGTCTGTACACGCATTGCTTCCAAATCACACAACAATTGCCGTGGTATGCGAGACTTTACGAGATCTTTCACGACTGTAATGGCTGCCGCGCATGCAGTATCGAGGCTGCGCAGACGTCTCTGGTTTTAGctattgaaaatatgcaaataaacgaaTGTCTTCAAGATCAACGGGTTTCATATGGATGCCAGGAGCCAGGTACACCGATGCTAAGACTTTTGAAGTGTCAGCACTTTTAAAaaccttttcatttttttttccaatttgaaGTGATAGTGTATATTAAAGCAGAACAAGGCGCCTATATCTGGTTGAGAGTTCCATAAGTTTAGgggcaaaaatcaaaaatcaaatcgTTTTTGCTTAAGCTTCATCGAAAGATCTTGTTGCCACCACATAAATACTATAATTTATTCGAAGATTACATTGACTATAATATTTCTCACTTTCATGTCACAAATATACCCCGCATTGATCTCATTGAATGCCATAAGACACGTTAGCATAATTTTAAATCAACCCTGGCCTTTGGTAGAAGCCAAGGTGTAGTTAATTCGATCAATCAGTCACGCTATCATAATGTTTTCAGATCATTACTTCATGCGTGCGTAGTTCAGCAATCTCTGTGAACCATACACTCTTGAGCGAGACAGCGGACTTGTGCCACGTCCATCGAATTAGCATTATGCACAGACCCTCAAAAATTGTATTATGTTCGTAGTATTGCTTTTTGATCATATCGATGCGTGAAATGGTAACTAAATGCATCGATAATGGAAGTCTTGGAAACTTCCTCAACGCCCTGTGTCGATGGTTTAGCAAAAGTAGGAATACAAACGAACAAACGGCATCATAGGTAAACCATGTCAGCCATTTTTTCCATACCATAACGTTTCTCGCCCAAGTCTGTTGCTCACCAGTGCAAGAACTAGAAAGTAAACCTGTTCTGAatctaaaatatcaaaatttactaAAGAATCCCAAGATGCCAATTTATCACTCTTTAAGATGATTCGCAGTATGTACGCATGTATGATTGTGTCTATGTGCTTCTGTGTGTCAGTCACTTGTCAGATACACCTCAATTCAGCTTCGAACGCGTTTTTCTCACTCACATGATTGCAGTACATACCTTGAACAACGGCATTATCAAACAAATAAaccaataaataaacaaatgaatggataaataaaataaaacgtgTTACCTTTCATCACTACTATTTTTGAGGATTTAGATTCTGCGACACGTTGTACTTGTTGAAATCCGCATAACACGTATTTGCTCAAAAGCATCGCAGAAATGATGTCTTTGCCTCCAGGTATCATATTTTATGCATAATCATTACCGTCGTTCCATTAAATCCACCGTCGATCAGTCGATCAGCGGAGGAGATGGCAATCACAAAAAAGAAACTGTTTTCTCGTTTGCTGCCTACGAAAATTGCAGTGCTGATAACCGATGTAGCGTCATTAAAGCCTGGCGTATTGGTAAGCAATGTAAGCCACTGAAAGACCTGGAAATATACACCGCGTTACAGAGCTGTAGACTACTCTGGGAATTACTCCTGGTGGCATGACTACTTCTGTTTGCCTTTCCTATTTTTGCCCTGTTTTCACCCATTCGCTCTAATACATTTACATCCACATATACAAGTTTAATGTGCGCACATTATGTATATTATAATACAGATACACagatactatatatatatatatatatatatatatatatatatatatatatatatatatatatatatatatatatacatatatatatatgtgtgtttgtatgtatataaatatgtatgtatatatgtgtgtatgtatatataaacatatatacatatacacacacacacacacatatatatatatatatatatatatatatatatatatatatatatatatatatatatatatatatatatatatatatgtaacacACATAAACACTCACGCACGGATATCGACACATTTACACATATATACAAAGTCATATTTTAAGGCCTAAATGTTGATTATTCTTAACATTACAattcttgtatgtatgtatgtatgtatgtatatgtgtatgtatataaatatgtatgtatatatgtgtatgtatgtatatatatataaacatatatacatatacactatatatatatatatatatatatatatatatatatatatatatatatatatatatatatatatatatatatatatatatatatatatatatataacacataaACACTCACGCACGGATATCGACACATTTACAGTCATATTTTAAGGCCTAAATGTTGATTATTCTTAACATTACAATtcttgtatatatgtatgtatgtatatatatgtgtatgtatataaatatgtatgtatatatgtgtatgtatgtatatatatataaacatatatacatatacactatatatatatatatatatatatatatatatatatatattatatatatatatatatatatatatatatatatatatatatatatatttatatatatatataacacataaACACTCACGCACGGATATCGACACATTTACAGTCATATTTTAAGGCCTAAATGTTGATTATTCTTAACATTACAATTCTTAAAAGCTCGCATGCGTGGATTAAATATCCCTTGACGGCTAATATATCCATGTCTGCATGTTGTTGATACTCGGAGCTATTAAAGATTACGCACGGTACAGAGGGGCACTGGGGAATGTCAGGGTGAAATTAACAAACCAATTAGATAATCTGTCCACTCTTCGCGTTAAATTTTAATTAAGCTCACGATGCCGCTGTGATTAacaacatgtacacatgtaGACTTTTCTGGTACACTGTAGTGTAAATTTAAATCTTCAGAAATCGTCAATTCCTTGATGTCTTCCTGCAATGCCCATACCATTATGTAAAGCTAGTCTTATACATATACCTATCCCACAGCATTCTGCGTTACGTCATACTGCAAGTCAGCGGAGTGTTTAAGGTTAAACTGGAGAATATTGGGCCCACAATAGATCTTAGTACAATTAGACATTATCTTAgggggtatgtttgtatttattcaccATGAAAGGGACCTACAGATAAGCATTAATTTTCTACTATAAGGAGAACGTGGCcctgatttattttgatacgccgttttaattattttatttgtgatgTTATGGCACATGTCACCATTTTATGTATTTGATGACTCTTTCCATTGACTTCCAGGTTTTCAATTATCACTCAAGTTAGTCCATGGAAATGCACTCACTTAAGGGATGTTTACAAGTATTACTGTAGACGACCTGGAACTGGACACAGAAATAAATAGATTGTAGCTAAACTCAGATAGACCCATTTCTATTCAATATGTAAACCTGTTAAACATGGCCCTTATAAATTCGGCAACCTCATGTTTTCAACCATCGGAACAAATGGTCCTGAATGTTCCTATTTGATAGCGTGTTCTATTTTCTTGTGACACATAACTTAAACTCTGAAATATGTTTCGTCTGTTCTTTCACAGTCgaattttattgcaacattGAAAAAGTCCATATCGTTTAATGGGTGAGATGCAGAAAATATGTACGAAAGTTGCATTCTTGATGCAGCTTATGGGTGTCTCAACTATATGGGCCTTAAATGCTAatctaattttcttttttctactCCTTGGGGCATGTTTAATGACAAACTGGATAAATGATGCACCATGTAAGTTCAAATATTGTAAACTTTGTAAAGGCTGTCCCTCAGTTTATTGGATAGCTAGAGATTGGAATTCCAATTGAGACTTGAATAACAATCAGTGGTCCAGCCAGTATCACATTGATACCATCTTAAAAGTCTAAACTTCTGACCGCCCGCGTCCGTTTGTTGTGCACGACACGGAATTTAGTTTGACGATAAAAGGGAAATTGTTGACTGGCTATGAACACAGGtgtagatttttttctttttttgaggTGATTGGACAAAGTGTCTGAACACATTAAAACAAAGTGTGAAGttgtttatttaaaatagtGCATAAAAGATTGTTAGATTGCAGCTAGGGGAGTTTCGATTTTCTGCCTGTTCCCCTTTCTGTTTCTTTTGCTGCAGGTATTGCAGCTGTTTTCGTTTACTTGCCTTCCTGCTGTGGTAGGAATTGTTTTGTCTTTTCGCCTTTTCTGTCTGAACTGTTTTGTTCTGTATATATTTCAAAACGGGTTACAAAAATAAGAGGTTGCATGAGTGTATTGTATACAAAATAAGTAAAAAATCATGgtatgtaatattaaaattataagTGTGAACACTAGAGGTCTTGGACATTTTGGGGCTTTTATGGTGCCAAGACTAAATCACACAGTTTGCCAAGTATTTTAAAAGGCAATGGTAAAGATGTGACAGCAGCTTTTGAGAAAGCTCAActttttaatgatttcttttacTCGACTTTTAATCGTGATAGTACAGGTAGTGAATCCAATTTTAATGGTGATGCCCACTCAAATCCCGCCCTGGGTGATATTGTTTTTACTGTTGATGAAGTTTACAATGTTCTTAAGAATTTAGACCCTAACAAGGCGGTGGGCAACGATAACTTATCTCCTCGTCTCCTTCGGGAATGTGCAAGGGAGTTATCCCCATCTCTTTGTGACCTTTTTAACATGTCGTTAAATCTGGGAAAGCTACCTTCACAGTGGAAACATGCTAATGTTACTCCTGTGTATAAGAAGGGTGTGAAGGAAGAAGTTTGTAATTACAGACCGGTTTCTTTGCTGAGCTCTGCCAGTAAAGTAATGGAAAGGTGTTTATTGAACAGAGTTTATCCAATTTTGTCTGATCAGATATATAGTTTGCAACATGGTTTCTGCAAGGAGAAGTCATGTAGTACCCAACTTGTACAAATTGTTCAAGAAATCGGAGAAGTTTTAGATAAAGGAGGACGGGTGGATATGCTTTACCTGGACTTCTCCAAGGCATTTGATAAAGTTCCTCATGACAAATTATTGCAAAAGTTGTATTCATTTGGTTTTAACGGTATGTTACATAATTGGGTGTCTAATTATTTGTCAAACCGAAGTCAGAGAGTGGTTGTTGAAGGTGAATGCTCAGACTGGTTGCCTGTTCCTTCAGGAGTTCCCCAGGGATCTATTTTGggtccttttttatttttattctatatCAATGACATGCCACTCAGTGTATCTCCTGAAACTACCTTAGCTCTCTTCGCTGACGACTCCTAGTGTTTTCATGTGATAAAAATTCGCACGATTGTGAGGCTTTGCAGAGCGATATTCATGCTCTTTGTAACTGGGGCGTCAAATGGGGTAAGAAATTTAATACAGGAAAGTGAAGTGTCCTTCACTTTACACGTTGTAAAATTCTTTTGACTTCGATTTTATCATGAACAGCAATAGTTTAGTATCAGTTAAAATACTGTGAGTTGGAAGTTGATCTCACTTTCGACCTTGAATTGGAACACTCATATAGATcgtatttgtatgaaatctaatAGATTGCTTGGCATGATAAAGCGCACATATGTGGCTACAAATGTGACTCCAAAACACTTAAAACTCTTTACTGTTCACTAATGCGTAGCCATTTGGAATATGGCAGTGTTGTTTGGGCAGCCCAGTCTAAGCGTAACTtagttaaaattgaaaaaatccaaagagCTGCAACAAGATACATTCTCCATTATCCCACCAATGTCAATTATAAACAGAGACTAGTTGCTGTAAACCTTTTACCCCTGTCATTACGCAGGGAAGTTCTTGACCTCATCTTTTTTGATAAATGCACCACAGGGTTGTACTCCATTAATGTTCATAAGTACGTCAAAACTCGTTCATCTAACATCAACACACGTTCTAGTGCTGATCCAAATGCACTTTATATGAACCATTGCAAAACTGTTACTTTCCAATATCTCCTCTTCAATAGAATTGTCACTCTCTGGAACAATTTACCAGTCATAATTAGAACAGCTACTTCACTTTCTGCATTTTGCCAGGCAGTAAAGAAATGGTATTGGGATAAATTTTTAAACTGTTTTGATCCAGATGTGGATTTCTAgatatttgtgcagtaattGTAGACCATAGTACACctttttgctttttgaattttgtttttatttcttttactgACTTCCTTTTGATCCTCTTGTGTACATTTTTCTTCCttttgttaatatttcattCCATTTGGGGGACTGGCTTTGTATAGGTGATTTGCACCTGTTTCAGTCACCCTATCCATTGTAGACATATTTCTTGTGTTTATCTtggatgaataaataaataataaaataataaaaataaaaaaacgtaAGAGTTTATTTGAGTGGATTTCTGAGAGAAAt includes the following:
- the LOC139126053 gene encoding B-box type zinc finger protein ncl-1-like: MSKPLSLNMEDKVRLDTNRKLKSEGEAGDKKASKPTAKTMVMIRNEKIALMRQWSSLPVQQVVPPTEFLHKEQLVSRHLASESSEAEKRESNEKIKAVKVSKGEKGHFRTALPQKEGETLLPAALFKRKKLGDTKTYRHGKFMSFHQSLDMPDSCGPFSVTAGILSNVDTCGLLPQLRRWNYKSQMSIGLDDGAVIYPSTFTLQKILSVGIIKCRETYLQCPSSVVITQDGSIAVGDEKTRRIVIFHDDGHYKRHFNVLGEYGFIPGPMATTPQGDIAVIDTRNKRVVVISSQDGSTKLDFGKRELVWPSGIAVTSDGNILVSDWDRHCIRVYTSNGGYSSNIGSQGDGPGQLIYPWLLAVNSSDDIIVSDTGNNRIQILNVDGRHLKEIRLEDQLIVPPRGLSVDRENNIYVCSNYGIFLIIAETMKCVRVEMNRERLLWPRGLAVTMEIPPKLSVTHDRVLSPYSPGMLTVFKVLPKFPDVR